The genomic window GTGGCAGTCTGTTATAGAGACGACCTCATCATCGAAAGTCACAGTTCCatttcattcgtgattagcgACTCATGACTACCGTGGTGCCAATGAGATTCAGGATTGGTCACCAGACTTGGTATCAGGAGACAGTTACTGTAGGTGGTGGTCTCCCATCTATAAGCATCTTGGGGCTGAAGCTAAGTAGGCTGACGATGCCACCCTTCTTTAAAACAGGGAGCTTGCGACCGTTAGCAGTCACATCCTgaaaaaaggaaaaaacCATTCTTGGAGCCACCCGAGGAAGCACCCCCGATCTAGGCTCCTCATCAGGGGTGGCTTCCAAGGAGCAGCCACCCTGGGTGTTTGCTGGAATGGCTTCCGATGAGCAACCACTCCCCATCAATCAACCGGCCCCAGCATACAGCTCAATACGCCACAGTTGTtgtcaatcacaaatgcaATATAATGAATAAATTTAAgccaacgagcgagcgagcaagtgAGGTGAGACGAGTGAGTAAAGggccagcagccaaacgAGTGAGCTAGACCAAAGAGTCATGAGTAGGTGTCATCATTCAGGATAGTCATTCCGTCTCTTTGCATGATGGGCAGAGTTGACCAAAACACAGGAAGCTCCAAGGTCGAAAACAAAAGTAACcagccgaggtggtgtgTTGTTAGGCATAGGCATGAGGTGCTGGCTTGAGCTGAGTGAAGAACGCAAGGGCCGGCGTGTCAATCTATTTATGATTTTCTTTGAGCCTTCGCATGCGACAGTACAAAACATGTGTTTGCACTGTTCTTGGGTGGCAACTTCGCTTTGTTCTGCTTCCAACGTGCATGGGCCTCGTCATTAGGGCTGCAAATGGCGGCATAACTTAGCCTAATTCACCGCATGCCGAGCAGATTATGAGGGTCGCAGCACACAATTAGATAAACATGAAATATGAAGATGGAAGTAAAGAGAGTGTTCCTGTCGCTAAGAAGAGCACGCATCAGAGTCTTGTAGCGGAACGAGTGTGAGTCCATGGTCCTTCAAGATAGGCGTGAAGTTTTGACACGTCCTGCTCCATTTGCCAAAGAGTCGTAGTCGTGGGCATCCACTTGATCACAAAGGAGTAACTGGGTGGCCACAAGTGGCCAGGAGCAGCTCGCATTGCCTGTTAGCTGAATGGACGGTGCACTTCTTCACCGCCCAGTCGAAGAGGTCAATTGAAGTTGCCAGGGGCTGGTGTCCGTGCTCGGACAAGGATTTGGAATGTAGCTGTGGCGAGAAGCTGCTCATCACAGTTGAGCGCAGTAGAACGTCCGCATCCTCTCTGGTTGTTGTTGCAGCTGGGGCGGTCAGAGTTGCTGATAGGTTCGTTTACCAGCTACTCGTCCCCCTTCGGTCACTCGTATATTGCCTCTTGGGACGGATCTTGTGATCGTGGGCGATCAGGGTGATTTTTAGCTTCACCCTCGACACCCAATCAACGTTAGCGAATACGAATCTCAATAGAACATGTAGAAAGGCAGGCAAGAGGAAGCACACAGAGGCCAGGATCGTCGTCCATCTTAACAATTAGGCGTCTTCCTGCATCGCCAcgtcgccaagctcgactgcTGAGATGTCCAGATACATGATCCTTTGTGCATCTTCCCCGATCACGGCTACCGTCTGCTTGTTGACGTTGACGGCGAGTTTGGCTGGTTTGAAGTCCTTCTCGAACTCCGTAGCGCGAGTCGGTGTGACTGTGGCTACGGCTTCGTTTGCAATGTCGCGATGATGGGTCAACGGTATATCGGCGAGATCAAAAGCGAGCAAAATGGCCACCGACGTGGACGGTAGCGTCGcaaggacgagcagctctgcaTCACCGTAGAGACCGAGGTCGAGGATAGAGAGGTCGTCGGCGCCGGAAATTGAGAAATGCGCAGAAGTGagagcgtctcgatctgACACGGTGTCTCGTCGGACCACGAGGACTGAATCGCGAGACGGAGTTTTCTTGGACGTGGAGTGAAGAATGTACGCAGAAAACAAGATCTCGCCACCCACGAAAGACGCTGTGCAGATGCGACTTGTACGCTCTTGAACGTCAGTCAGAGAGGACAGGGACAGCGCCGGAGCTGGCTCTCGTGCCAGACTCCAACTATTGCTTGCTACCAGGCAAGAACTTGTCTCCTCGACCACTGATTGGTCCAAGTCGGCACGAAGCAGTTGTGTCAATTGACCGCCAAGGATCTCGACCGCCTTAGTCAACGCGGGCACGATGGCGAGTGTCGCGattctctctctctctgaTAGCTCATGCGGTGGTTTTGCTTCAATGCTCTTGGCACTAGGGCTAGCCAGGAATACTTTCGCTCCTTCTAGAGCCTCCTTCAACGTTGGCTCCTTTCGTGCTTCGGTAGAAGTTTCTTCGAGCGCCTGAGACGAGAGATCATTGCCCAGTCTTGCATGCATCTCTTCGTTTTCGAAACCTCTATCAATGTAAGCGGCCACACAGTGAACATCGTACGTGACGGGCAATCTAGGttcgtcttgatcttgtttGATCCTCTCTTGCCTTTCTCTTTCGGTCCTACACCACCTGTAAAATTCTTGCGAGATGAGTGCTTCCAAATCGACCTCTTGCGCCAAGCTCAGAGTAGAGTCGAGCGAGGACTGAAGGATCTTGAGCGCTTGCTGCAACGCCTCATCGTTTTGGCCATAGAATTGCGTCTGACCCACAAGACCGGCAAGACAGATGATACAGCGTTCCAAGGCTGGCTTTAGATTTTCTGATatgagcttcttgagcgtgTACGTGGCCGCCATGGCTTGCTGTTCAAGGCGGGAAAGCACGCCTTCTGTCAAGTTCCCGAGCAGGAACTGCTCCGCTGCCGGACCTGCACGACCAGTAAGGAGAACGTTGACCAGCTCGTACTTCATGTCCCCACCAAACCTGATGCTGAGGTCTTCAATATTTTTTGACCACTCGTTCGTAACTTTGTGCACGAATTCTTTCTGATACACCTGCTGCATGGCAGAGGCAGTGTCAAGAGCGTAGCCGAGGTAGAAGTGCAGGAGATGGCCTGCGCGACTGACCGCAGCGATCCTGCGGCGTGTGCTGGACGGGCCATACCGAGTTGACACTGGCAGAGGCATTCTCAGCTTGAGATCAGAAAGGGTGAAATCAGCAGACGTAGAAATCGAGACGACTTGAGCCATGTCgtgcgagagcgagagcacgGAGGACAGGCACATGCATCGCGCGTGTTGCTGCATGTCCTGCGCGACTTTTGGAAGCCGTACAGTGCCAATTTCAGCCTGTCCATCCAAGACGAGTTCCACCCAAGCGTTTTGCGGATGGGAAACAAGAACGACACTTTCGGGTGATAATGGAAGCGCACGATCCGCGTCAAGGGCAAGCGAGGCAGCTCCACCTTCCAAGAGACGCAGATCGGCGTCTGCCTTGGCCAGACGAGGTATACTTGCCAGAGGCCCTCTGCCCTGCAGTGCGAGATTCGAAGGGTATTGGAAGCCGGGTGGAGGCTTTTGACCGCTCATCTGCATCATTCTGAGCTGATGGGGCATGAGGTTACTCGCGCCTCCTGTGGCTGCAAAGCTGTCTTCTGCCGGTAGTACGGGCAGGGGTGAGAACTTGGTGAGGAGAGATTCGCTGCTACCATCGATTGCATCGTTCGGAAGTCCAAGGTCGACATCAAGCCAGCTCAGAGCCATTGGATCTGCGAAATGGTCGTGGTTGCTGTCGCTTTTGTTTTCGGGGCTGAAACGGACAGGAATGGAGGAAAGGAGGCGGCCATCTTGGACGGAGTAGGTACGCAAGAATGTTGTCGTTCGCGAGCTTTCGGTCGAGGGAGAGGAAACTGGAGATCTTTTCATGCTTACGAGAACGGCTAAGCGATCACCCTTTGGACTCCAAACGACATCGTGAAGGTGAAGATCCTCATGTTCTTGCTGGGACGCACCAGCGGCAGTAGGAGCGAAATCCATGGCCTTGTCAAAGCTAAGAGCTACAGACCAGACTATGCTGCTATCATCGCCCATCCGCCAGAGAACGAGGTGAACCTGAGGTCCGCGCTTTGGCTCCGGTACGCCTTGAGCACTGGAAGCCTGTGCACCAcgttgtcgagcagcaagcatgCGCTGTACGAGTGCAAATTGAGCAGCTGACATTCCAGGAGGAGCGGTAGCAGCTGGCACTGCTTGTGCGGCAGCATCCCTGACGATTAGCAGAACAAGGTCCATGCGAGGGTTGGCGGAAGTGCGCAGTAAAGTGGCAGGTTTGTCGAGCCGTTCGTCGGCCAGGACGGGAAACATGCCGATCTGGCTACCATCGCCGACGACCGAGCCGTCAGCCAGAAAGACTGGCATGCTGTAGTCGATTTAGACAGACTGCGTGCTAATGCATTGCGCTGTATGTGGAAGAGTTGATGCAGAGGAAGGTGAACGAGGACCAAGTAGAAAGAGCGAAGAAGGTGTTGTCTCTGTTCACAACGCAACTGTGCAACcgtgcattcgtgattaaaACACGTTTTTGTTCCAAATCGCGTTACGCGTAAACTTCGTCTAGCCTAGGTCGATTCGCCCAGATGCCGTTTCATTATCAGCAGGCGAGGCTCATATCGTGTATAGAAACAGTGAAAAGTACGACTCCGGCTCAGGCTCAGGCAAGGACAATAAAGCAAACGCGGAGACAGCAAATGGGTACAATAAAGGTGCGTTATGATTGACTGAACTACTACAGGACGTCAATTTACTTGAtcttctcgagcatctcgggGACAGCCTCGTAGAGGTCAGCGACGAGACCAAGGTCGGCAACCTGGAAGATAggagcatctgcatcctTGTTGATGGCAACAATGGTTTTGCTGTCCTTCATACCAGCCAAGTGCTGAATGGCACCCGAAATACCAATAGCAACGTAAAGCTCGGGAGCGATGATCTTACCCGTCTGACCGACCTGCAGCGCGTTATCGGCGTagccagcatcgacggCAGCTCGCGAAGCACCGACAGCGgcgttgagcgagtcggcGAGCGGCTCAATGTACTTGACGAAATTTTCAGCCGACTTGAGCGCACGACCACCAGAAACGACGCGTGGGGCAGTGGCAAGGTCGGGACGAGAGGACTCGGAGACCTTCTCCTCGACAAACTCGGTGAGCGCCTCGACGCCTTCAGGCTGGACCTCCTCAGTGGTAGCGCTCCCACCCTCCTGAGCAGCGGCGTCGAAAGCAGTGCCTCGAACGGTAAAGACCTTGACCTTGTCAGAGCTCTTGAGAGTGGCAATGGCGTTACCGGCATAGATGGGACGGACGAAGGTGTCCTCACCCTCGAGGCCGATAATGTCGGAAACCTGGGATGAGTCAAGCAAAGCGGCAGCGCGCGGGAAGATGTCGCGACCTACGGCAGTGTGTCCTGTGCAAACGTGAGTGTAAGAGTTGGACTCAACGATCTTCTTGATGAGTGGTGCAAGTGGTTCAGAAAGATTGTTGGCAAACTCGGCGTGCTTGGCAAAGAGGACTTTCTTGATGCCAGGGAGCCTGGAGAAGGAGATAAACAAGAGGGGAATAGAGTGATCACAGATGTAGTTGTCAGTATGGAAAGTAAACTGTGGAAGcgaagagcaagcgagTATGCAATTGCACAGAAAGACAACTTACTTGGCAGCCTTTTCGGCGACCTGGCTGGCGTCAGCCTCGCCACCTACGACAAGCGCATCAATGTCACCTCCAAGCTTCTGAGCGGCAGTGAGGGCGGAGAGAGTGGCGGCAGCAAAGTTGCCATTTTTGTgctcgaggaagacgagcgTGTTTGCGAGGTCGACACGAGAAGTAGCAAAGCCTCGACGCAGAGGCAAGGCGCGAGCAGCGTTGGAAGTGCTACGCAGGGCGACACGGGGAAACATGGCGGGTGCAAACATTGTGAAGGTATAGGGAAggttgatggtgatgataACGTGAAGAgatgccaagcagcaaTAGCCAAGGGGGAAGTCCAGCAACAACTCTGCCGGATCACATCGGACGCACTCTGACGAGTCGGTGACTCTCCGCTTTCAACGTCGCTTTCACCCGTCGACCTTTTCTTGAAGCCACACagacgctgctgtgacCGGCTCAGCCGATGCGGAGCACCCGAACAAAAGCACCCACTAAGTATTACCTAATCACACTCCTCAATTTTCGCGCTTGCTTCCCTTTtgtgcttcacgcttcacgctcaCTTTGGATGAATGTATATTACGGAGACATAACAGCCTCTTTTCACAAAAAaaatatcacgaatcacgaatcacgaatcacgaatcacgaatcacgaatcacgaatgcacgattcgtgaacCTGGTCCTCTCTGCCGGCTGACGTAGCTGACGGCATGACGTGAGGCCAAAGTGC from Mycosarcoma maydis chromosome 16, whole genome shotgun sequence includes these protein-coding regions:
- a CDS encoding putative electron transfer flavoprotein alpha chain precursor; the encoded protein is MFAPAMFPRVALRSTSNAARALPLRRGFATSRVDLANTLVFLEHKNGNFAAATLSALTAAQKLGGDIDALVVGGEADASQVAEKAAKLPGIKKVLFAKHAEFANNLSEPLAPLIKKIVESNSYTHVCTGHTAVGRDIFPRAAALLDSSQVSDIIGLEGEDTFVRPIYAGNAIATLKSSDKVKVFTVRGTAFDAAAQEGGSATTEEVQPEGVEALTEFVEEKVSESSRPDLATAPRVVSGGRALKSAENFVKYIEPLADSLNAAVGASRAAVDAGYADNALQVGQTGKIIAPELYVAIGISGAIQHLAGMKDSKTIVAINKDADAPIFQVADLGLVADLYEAVPEMLEKIK